The Thermoplasma acidophilum DSM 1728 genome includes a window with the following:
- the purE gene encoding 5-(carboxyamino)imidazole ribonucleotide mutase has protein sequence MPRVAVIMGSSSDYETMKPAVDFLRSMHIDVVLKIVSAHRTPEYMFQFASSARDQGIEVIIAGAGGAAHLPGMVASMTTLPVIGVPVPSRNLNGLDSLLSIVQMPSGIPVATVAIGNSKNAAILACRILSIKYPEIEKAIKKYMDDERDRVLNEKLE, from the coding sequence ATGCCTAGGGTTGCGGTTATAATGGGCAGTTCAAGCGACTACGAGACCATGAAGCCCGCTGTGGATTTCCTCAGATCCATGCACATAGATGTTGTGCTCAAGATTGTCTCAGCGCACAGGACACCTGAATATATGTTTCAGTTCGCGTCCAGCGCCAGAGATCAAGGCATAGAGGTTATAATTGCTGGGGCAGGCGGTGCAGCGCATCTTCCGGGTATGGTTGCATCGATGACAACGCTGCCTGTTATAGGCGTCCCTGTTCCGAGCAGGAATTTAAATGGGCTGGATTCGCTTCTTTCCATAGTGCAGATGCCATCCGGAATACCTGTTGCCACGGTCGCGATAGGGAATTCGAAAAATGCCGCCATACTGGCATGCAGGATACTCTCCATAAAGTATCCTGAGATCGAGAAAGCCATTAAGAAGTACATGGATGACGAGCGAGACAGGGTGCTTAACGAAAAGCTTGAATGA
- a CDS encoding DUF357 domain-containing protein, with amino-acid sequence MLEEELARKIERYFSIEEEALKKIRISPAEGSFLRKIAEDNMQMILSYYSDAKHFYAKGDLINAFAALNYSYGWIDAGVRLGIFDGAGDHRLFTLYE; translated from the coding sequence ATGTTGGAAGAGGAACTTGCAAGAAAGATTGAGAGATACTTCAGCATAGAGGAAGAGGCCCTAAAGAAGATAAGGATATCCCCTGCCGAGGGATCTTTCCTCAGGAAGATAGCGGAGGACAATATGCAGATGATACTGAGCTATTATTCTGATGCAAAGCACTTCTATGCCAAGGGTGATCTCATAAATGCATTTGCCGCCCTGAACTATTCATACGGTTGGATAGACGCTGGCGTTCGCCTAGGAATATTTGATGGCGCTGGGGACCACAGGTTGTTCACACTATACGAATGA
- a CDS encoding diacylglycerol/polyprenol kinase family protein produces MPCRVKPVLAGYIEASIGIAGAVISFLIDPDDFKLKYAISLAVVPILVIGFSSYLVIPIFVFSIISGTYLYTKKFYYPFVFLFAFTLLSYIFFGDGSQWMAIDAAISTGMIVVMIFDSRERQYVKANEITRGEDRIKEVRRDYVQIAAGIIIIGLLYFYGVDISRILVTFGSLLLYAIGNFFSARPDLMIGKFLQNLERSHTKLGIGSMWFASGILLAYSMHDGLYLIMLIVFIISIGDSIATIVGVNVKSPKLFINRKKSVAGTLSLFAVSAAFGFLLIGFLGIDYAALGSIVEAVSGYPLDDNMTVPFAISLMASIVRML; encoded by the coding sequence ATGCCCTGCAGGGTGAAGCCAGTGCTGGCCGGATACATAGAGGCTTCGATCGGAATTGCCGGAGCTGTCATTTCATTTCTGATCGATCCTGATGATTTCAAGTTGAAATATGCGATCTCATTGGCAGTTGTTCCGATCCTTGTGATAGGATTTTCCAGCTACCTGGTCATACCCATATTCGTCTTTTCCATTATATCCGGAACATATCTCTACACGAAGAAGTTCTATTATCCGTTCGTCTTCCTGTTCGCCTTCACACTCCTATCCTATATTTTCTTCGGTGACGGAAGCCAGTGGATGGCCATCGATGCTGCAATAAGCACAGGAATGATCGTGGTAATGATCTTCGATTCAAGGGAGAGGCAGTATGTCAAGGCAAACGAGATCACGAGGGGTGAGGATAGGATAAAGGAGGTCAGAAGGGACTACGTGCAGATAGCCGCCGGGATCATAATAATAGGACTTCTCTATTTCTATGGAGTCGATATTTCACGAATACTTGTCACATTCGGATCTCTATTGCTCTATGCGATCGGAAACTTCTTCTCTGCAAGGCCGGATCTCATGATAGGAAAATTTCTGCAGAACCTGGAGAGGAGCCACACCAAGCTGGGGATAGGATCTATGTGGTTTGCGTCAGGGATCCTTCTGGCGTACAGCATGCATGACGGCCTTTATCTGATAATGCTCATAGTTTTCATAATATCTATAGGCGATTCAATAGCAACCATCGTCGGCGTAAATGTGAAGAGCCCGAAACTATTCATAAACAGAAAGAAAAGCGTGGCTGGCACGCTTTCACTTTTTGCGGTTTCAGCTGCTTTCGGTTTTCTACTTATTGGATTTCTCGGTATAGACTATGCAGCGCTGGGATCGATAGTCGAAGCCGTTTCCGGATACCCTCTGGACGACAATATGACCGTACCATTCGCCATTTCCCTGATGGCATCCATTGTCAGAATGTTGTAA
- the purC gene encoding phosphoribosylaminoimidazolesuccinocarboxamide synthase, protein MKIIAKGKVKDVYDDGDTLVFRFSNRISVFDKIIPTEIENKGESLCRTSSFWFRYIGERGIKNHFIEMIDNRTMRVRKYDVPEKVSPGSSGYVIPLEFITRHYVAGSLYDRLKAGSTKPADIGLNHFPDYGEKLPSPVFEVTTKREKTDRLLDIDEALEISGLTREEYAEIRETILKIDEMMEQEVGKRGLIHADGKKEVALGKEREPIIVDTFGTADEDRFWEKKEYDAGRIVELSKEMVRQYYRSTGYHDRLYEARSRGMPEPDIPPLPEDMARKVSDLYKTMYERITGQKW, encoded by the coding sequence ATGAAGATCATTGCAAAGGGTAAAGTCAAGGATGTTTACGATGATGGAGATACGCTGGTTTTCAGGTTCTCGAACAGGATTTCTGTGTTCGATAAGATAATACCCACGGAGATAGAAAACAAAGGAGAATCTCTCTGCAGGACATCATCCTTCTGGTTCAGGTATATCGGAGAAAGGGGGATAAAGAACCACTTCATAGAGATGATTGATAACAGGACCATGCGCGTAAGAAAATACGATGTTCCGGAAAAAGTTTCTCCGGGATCATCCGGCTATGTGATACCTCTTGAATTCATAACGAGGCACTATGTTGCAGGTTCTCTATATGACAGGCTCAAAGCCGGGAGTACAAAGCCAGCGGACATAGGGTTAAATCATTTTCCGGATTACGGTGAGAAATTGCCATCACCGGTATTCGAGGTTACCACCAAGAGGGAAAAAACGGACAGGCTGCTTGACATTGACGAGGCGCTTGAGATATCCGGTCTCACAAGGGAAGAGTACGCTGAAATAAGGGAAACGATACTGAAGATAGACGAGATGATGGAACAGGAAGTGGGCAAGCGCGGCCTTATACACGCCGACGGAAAGAAGGAGGTTGCACTGGGTAAGGAAAGAGAGCCGATAATAGTGGATACATTCGGTACGGCTGATGAAGACCGATTCTGGGAGAAGAAGGAATACGATGCAGGGCGGATAGTTGAGCTGAGCAAGGAGATGGTGAGGCAGTATTACAGATCCACAGGATACCATGATCGCCTTTACGAGGCCAGATCCAGAGGCATGCCAGAGCCAGATATTCCCCCGCTGCCGGAGGACATGGCCAGAAAAGTTTCTGACCTGTACAAAACAATGTACGAACGCATAACTGGCCAGAAATGGTAA
- the hemE gene encoding uroporphyrinogen decarboxylase yields the protein MDPFRKAIKGYDHDRIPVWFMRQAGRYLPSYMKYRQRMGIEEMMSSPDVIVDVTHDPVDRIGVDAAIIFADITTPLSGMGLRVRFLDSVGPVVENNIEKSGISAVEEFDPSSFSHPVLKAISKYRERYADPLIGFAGGPVTLLSYIISDGVDRDLFRVKRMMITEEKAYQAVMTRLTDMIIEFARMQISAGVDAFQIFDSWAGYLSPGEYEHFVKPYVYDILQELSGSIPTIYFSTMTSSYVADMDLPADFYSIDWRIDMKRFSAEIPDEKGIQGNLDPAIVNYDYALHEASKIVEAASGRDRYIFNTGHGLLPSTDPEKLKRLVEYVHSVNL from the coding sequence ATGGATCCCTTCAGGAAGGCCATCAAGGGTTATGATCACGATCGGATACCAGTCTGGTTTATGAGGCAGGCTGGAAGGTATCTTCCGTCCTATATGAAGTATAGGCAGAGGATGGGCATAGAGGAGATGATGTCATCGCCGGACGTCATAGTGGACGTAACGCATGATCCGGTTGATAGGATAGGTGTAGATGCTGCGATAATTTTCGCGGATATAACGACGCCGCTCAGTGGTATGGGGCTCAGGGTCAGGTTCCTAGATTCTGTGGGGCCAGTGGTTGAGAATAACATTGAGAAATCAGGTATTTCTGCGGTAGAGGAATTTGATCCATCTTCTTTCAGCCACCCTGTCCTGAAAGCAATATCGAAATACAGGGAGAGGTATGCGGATCCTCTGATAGGTTTCGCCGGCGGCCCTGTAACTCTCCTTTCTTATATAATATCAGATGGTGTGGACCGGGATCTTTTCAGGGTCAAGAGAATGATGATTACGGAGGAAAAGGCATATCAGGCTGTGATGACAAGACTCACAGATATGATCATTGAATTCGCCAGGATGCAGATAAGCGCTGGTGTTGATGCATTCCAGATCTTCGACAGCTGGGCAGGTTATCTCTCACCTGGCGAATACGAACATTTCGTGAAGCCCTACGTATATGACATCTTGCAGGAATTGTCAGGAAGCATTCCGACCATATACTTCAGCACGATGACCTCATCCTACGTTGCCGATATGGATCTACCGGCAGATTTCTATTCAATAGACTGGCGCATAGACATGAAAAGATTTTCGGCTGAAATCCCAGATGAAAAGGGAATCCAGGGCAATCTCGATCCAGCGATTGTCAACTACGATTACGCGCTGCATGAGGCATCGAAAATAGTGGAAGCCGCTTCTGGAAGAGATCGCTACATATTCAATACCGGGCATGGCCTGCTGCCAAGTACAGATCCAGAAAAGCTAAAACGGTTGGTTGAATACGTGCATAGCGTGAATCTATGA
- a CDS encoding ferrochelatase: protein MKSALLLLSYGSPERIEDLDEYLKNIFNGKPVPESVREENLRKYEMFGGRSPSNRIIESIARKLHEKIGDDMDVILAYKHWNPSIEEAVKGLGSYDNIVAIPLFSFYSQNVKDSYLNPLESALRRYGFSPRLEFVNGLANSDLFLPMWANIISEDASEDSFYLFDAHSLPAPDREEDYLFWLRYSTYKISQILGLSRSDFGFQGGHLGWLGPSIYDVLNRIDASKITVIPISFLYDHLEILYDLDYEFRKAVEAKGMHYRRVRMPNDSAMMVNMIERAARSAITHLSGEKINGSIIGQPRIADTDNGR, encoded by the coding sequence ATGAAATCTGCTCTTCTTCTGCTTTCCTATGGCAGCCCCGAGAGGATCGAGGATCTTGACGAGTATCTCAAAAACATATTCAACGGAAAACCAGTACCTGAAAGTGTCAGGGAAGAGAATCTCAGAAAGTACGAGATGTTCGGTGGTAGATCCCCGTCCAACCGTATAATCGAAAGCATCGCGCGGAAGCTTCATGAAAAGATCGGCGATGATATGGACGTTATCCTGGCCTACAAGCACTGGAATCCATCCATTGAGGAGGCCGTCAAAGGCCTCGGATCATACGATAACATAGTAGCGATACCACTCTTCTCGTTCTATTCTCAGAACGTGAAGGATTCGTATCTGAATCCTCTCGAATCGGCCCTCAGGAGGTACGGTTTTTCGCCGCGCCTTGAGTTTGTGAACGGTCTTGCAAATAGCGATCTCTTTCTGCCCATGTGGGCGAACATCATATCGGAAGATGCATCCGAAGATTCCTTCTACCTGTTCGATGCGCATAGCCTTCCTGCACCTGACAGGGAAGAGGATTACCTGTTCTGGCTCCGCTATTCAACATACAAGATATCGCAGATACTGGGCCTATCGAGATCAGACTTTGGGTTTCAGGGTGGCCATCTGGGATGGCTTGGCCCGAGCATATACGATGTCCTCAACAGGATCGATGCGAGCAAAATCACAGTCATCCCGATATCATTCCTATACGATCACCTGGAAATACTGTACGATCTGGATTATGAGTTCAGAAAGGCCGTTGAGGCAAAGGGCATGCACTATCGTAGGGTGCGTATGCCGAACGATTCTGCCATGATGGTCAATATGATAGAACGCGCAGCCAGGTCTGCAATAACGCATCTCAGTGGAGAGAAGATTAACGGCAGCATCATCGGCCAGCCCCGTATTGCGGATACCGATAACGGCAGGTGA
- a CDS encoding deoxycytidylate deaminase has protein sequence MRMAYLAASRTNCIRRKVGAVIVKDRNVLATGYNGPPSGTAHCDVVGCIREDLKVPSGERHELCRGLHAEQNAIIQAAVHGVSIKDSTIYVTTHPCVVCSKMIMNAQIKEIVYAEGYPDELAELMLLESDVKVRKFTLPEQEVKAMIGEFYYLEGED, from the coding sequence ATGAGGATGGCCTATCTGGCAGCTTCGAGGACCAATTGCATAAGAAGGAAGGTTGGTGCGGTGATAGTCAAAGACAGGAACGTTCTCGCTACAGGATACAATGGGCCTCCAAGTGGTACAGCACACTGCGATGTAGTTGGCTGTATACGCGAGGATTTAAAGGTCCCGTCAGGCGAGAGGCACGAACTGTGCCGCGGACTGCATGCTGAACAGAATGCAATAATACAGGCTGCAGTCCATGGCGTCAGCATAAAGGATTCTACAATATACGTTACAACGCATCCCTGCGTAGTCTGTTCCAAGATGATAATGAACGCACAGATAAAGGAGATCGTGTACGCCGAAGGATATCCGGATGAACTGGCGGAACTTATGCTCCTTGAGAGCGATGTGAAGGTCAGAAAGTTCACGCTTCCAGAACAGGAAGTTAAAGCCATGATAGGTGAATTCTACTATCTGGAGGGCGAGGACTGA
- a CDS encoding triose-phosphate isomerase, with protein sequence MYTAIVNLKTYREATGANFTRFMEKFEPVQGKFELIFSPSLLDLEKAAKCGKFRFFAQHVDAEPYGAYTGHVPMDMMIDLGITGSILNHSERRLPRDTIINTLKKASKLDFTIVLCVENAEEAKYFREYEPDFIAYEPRDLIGGDVSVSTAKPEIIEDIVKIYEGTGTSVLVGAGIKTGEDVRRSIGLGARGILVASGVVKSADPTKSLNSLIELK encoded by the coding sequence ATGTACACAGCCATAGTCAACCTGAAGACCTACAGGGAAGCGACTGGTGCAAATTTCACGCGCTTCATGGAAAAGTTCGAGCCTGTTCAAGGAAAATTTGAACTGATATTTTCTCCATCGTTGCTTGATCTTGAAAAGGCTGCCAAATGCGGAAAGTTCAGGTTCTTTGCGCAGCACGTTGATGCTGAGCCGTATGGAGCATACACGGGCCATGTACCGATGGATATGATGATCGATCTGGGCATAACTGGATCGATACTCAACCACTCTGAGAGGCGGCTGCCCAGGGATACGATAATAAACACTCTTAAGAAGGCCAGTAAGTTAGACTTCACCATAGTTCTGTGTGTGGAGAATGCGGAGGAAGCCAAATATTTCAGGGAATATGAGCCGGATTTCATAGCCTACGAGCCAAGGGATCTGATCGGCGGGGATGTTTCCGTATCAACGGCAAAACCGGAGATCATAGAAGACATTGTGAAGATATACGAAGGTACAGGCACATCGGTTCTGGTTGGAGCAGGAATAAAGACCGGCGAGGATGTGAGGCGATCCATAGGCCTGGGCGCTAGGGGCATACTGGTAGCAAGCGGGGTAGTAAAATCGGCAGACCCTACAAAATCGTTAAATTCATTAATAGAGTTAAAATAG
- a CDS encoding asparagine synthase C-terminal domain-containing protein: MDYGEAIAIIRDVLKANVPAHGSIAFSGGLDSTVLMHISGYRLSAYTAGFADSHDIARADAVSNVLGFHVNHILLEKIDLMQHIRLLKDIDGTITKQETGYELILSVVLSTADGGEVVTGQGADEIFYGYRRTIESMNNVEQMKKLFERTLPREKRIAAHYGKELITPYLDSHIIDIARSFGPDHHIRNGAGKAMIRDVARSLGLPESIYSYGKKAAQYGSGIDRYLKKEKYFSII, from the coding sequence GTGGATTACGGCGAAGCCATTGCAATCATCCGTGATGTTCTGAAGGCCAATGTCCCAGCGCATGGTTCCATAGCCTTCTCAGGCGGCCTGGACAGCACAGTGCTGATGCACATATCAGGTTACAGGCTTTCTGCTTATACGGCAGGATTTGCCGATTCGCACGATATCGCCAGGGCAGATGCGGTATCCAACGTGTTGGGATTTCATGTTAACCATATTCTCCTTGAAAAAATTGATCTTATGCAGCATATTCGCCTTTTGAAGGATATCGATGGCACGATAACCAAACAGGAGACAGGCTATGAGCTAATACTTTCCGTAGTCCTTTCCACTGCGGATGGCGGAGAAGTCGTGACAGGGCAGGGAGCAGACGAAATCTTCTACGGTTACAGAAGGACGATAGAATCCATGAATAACGTTGAACAGATGAAGAAACTTTTCGAAAGGACGCTGCCCAGGGAAAAACGAATCGCTGCACACTATGGAAAGGAATTGATAACACCCTATCTAGACAGCCACATCATTGATATTGCCAGATCCTTCGGTCCGGATCACCATATAAGGAATGGTGCTGGAAAGGCCATGATCAGGGATGTTGCACGATCCCTGGGGCTTCCAGAATCCATATACAGCTACGGCAAAAAGGCCGCACAGTATGGATCGGGCATAGACCGATACCTGAAGAAAGAAAAGTACTTTTCAATCATCTAG